A region of Lycium barbarum isolate Lr01 chromosome 3, ASM1917538v2, whole genome shotgun sequence DNA encodes the following proteins:
- the LOC132631514 gene encoding uncharacterized protein LOC132631514 codes for MNNNNAEVVVLSGSNFKRWKEDLEFALGMADIDQALRENEPPALTDSSTAAQKEHYARWERSNRLCILAFKRSIAEHLKSGLPETTNAKKFLAQVEERYLVSNKAETGDLMSKLAGIKYDNSGGVRDHILKMVHIQSKLKALDITLPDPYIVHSALNSLPAEFSQMKTAYNTQNEAWSINDLISKCVVEEEKIRREKGQIALFVSHDSRS; via the coding sequence ATGAACAACAATAATGCTGAAGTTGTGGTCCTGTCGGGCTCCAACTTTAAGAGATGGAAGGAAGATCTTGAATTTGCTTTAGGCATGGCTGACATAGATCAGGCTTTGCGTGAAAATGAGCCACCAGCTCTTACTGACTCTAGCACTGCTGCTCAAAAGGAACATTATGCTAGGTGGGAGAGATCTAATAGGCTATGCATCCTTGCCTTTAAGAGATCAATTGCTGAGCACCTCAAGAGTGGCTTGCCTGAAACCACCAATGCTAAGAAATTTCTTGCCCAAGTTGAAGAAAGGTACCTTGTATCCAATAAGGCTGAGACCGGAGATCTAATGAGTAAACTCGCGGGGATAAAGTATGACAATTCTGGGGGGGTTAGAGATCATATACTTAAGATGGTCCACATCCAGTCGAAACTAAAAGCTCTTGACATAACTCTTCCTGATCCTTATATTGTTCACTCTGCACTTAACTCCTTACCTGCTGAGTTTAGCCAAATGAAAACTGCCTATAATACTCAAAATGAAGCTTGGTCAATCAATGACCTTATCTCTAAATGTGTTGTTGAAGAAGAGAAAATTAGAAGAGAGAAGGGTCAGATAGCCTTGTTTGTTTCCCATGATTCCAGAAGCTAG